A genome region from Winogradskyella helgolandensis includes the following:
- a CDS encoding DUF6090 family protein, translated as MIKENRTSKYLLYAFGEIILVVIGILIALQINNWNESKKNKTFEKETLSQIRTNLLKDKLTLSLFAKNGDIAVKSIEQILISDISETANDSMKFWLGRVVRFDRFSPLTSAFEVLKSKGIDQRLESLPKPIANYNFT; from the coding sequence ATGATTAAAGAAAACAGAACTTCAAAATATCTGCTTTATGCTTTCGGAGAAATCATCCTTGTGGTTATCGGCATTCTCATTGCCTTACAAATTAACAATTGGAACGAGAGTAAAAAGAACAAGACTTTTGAAAAAGAAACACTATCCCAAATACGAACTAATCTTCTCAAGGATAAACTTACCCTAAGTTTATTTGCCAAAAATGGAGATATTGCTGTAAAGTCAATAGAGCAGATTTTGATATCTGATATTTCAGAAACAGCTAATGACAGCATGAAATTTTGGTTAGGAAGAGTTGTCCGTTTTGATAGATTTAGTCCTTTAACTAGCGCATTTGAAGTCTTGAAATCAAAAGGAATTGATCAAAGGCTAGAATCATTGCCGAAACCAATAGCGAATTATAATTTCACATGA
- a CDS encoding nuclear transport factor 2 family protein yields the protein MKLILVSMFLITIILNGFAQDTKTDTINSIVIDSLYQAFAKGDIPTVLGLMDEKIVWNEAEGNSLADGNPYIGPEAVLNGVFARIGPLYKSFAVKDVNLHEMSNNQVLATLRYEIISKNDESYSVQVAHHYTLKDGKIIQFQQYADTKKLADAEKM from the coding sequence ATGAAATTAATATTAGTCTCAATGTTCCTTATTACCATTATTTTAAATGGATTTGCACAAGACACAAAAACCGATACCATTAATTCAATAGTAATCGATAGTCTTTACCAAGCGTTTGCAAAAGGAGACATTCCAACCGTACTTGGTTTAATGGATGAAAAAATTGTATGGAACGAAGCTGAAGGAAATTCCTTGGCAGACGGTAATCCATACATTGGTCCAGAAGCTGTCTTAAATGGTGTATTTGCACGAATTGGCCCTTTGTATAAATCATTCGCAGTAAAAGATGTAAATCTACATGAGATGAGTAATAATCAAGTATTGGCAACTTTACGCTACGAAATTATTTCTAAAAATGATGAAAGTTATTCTGTACAAGTAGCGCATCATTACACACTTAAAGACGGAAAAATAATTCAGTTTCAGCAATATGCAGATACTAAGAAGTTGGCAGATGCTGAGAAAATGTAA
- a CDS encoding FAD:protein FMN transferase, which translates to MKNVFYLILIATFFACEHEPKNIKLSGPVFGTSYSVQYHSEHDVNYQKQFDSLFNVVNQSMSTYIPDSKISRINKGEAIEVDTHFTRVFDKAKQIYRTTEGAFDPTIGAVVNAWDFGPEGKIMNIDSTAIDSLMKSVGFNRMGLRDNRIIKNKATFIDFNAIAKGYGVDVIGEFLEQKNITDYIVEIGGEIRVRGINLEKKSSWKVGIDDPNFEGEQSYSKVIPLQDEAMATSGTYRKFKIDVNGNRYAHIIDTKTGYPSKTNILSVSVLAEDCMTADAYATAFQAMGIDKVKTFAERHSELKVFIIFENEAKELETLSLNNFPQ; encoded by the coding sequence ATGAAAAACGTATTTTACCTCATTCTTATTGCTACATTTTTTGCTTGTGAACACGAACCAAAAAACATCAAATTATCAGGTCCGGTTTTTGGAACGTCTTATAGTGTTCAGTACCATTCGGAACATGATGTGAACTATCAAAAACAGTTTGATAGCCTTTTTAATGTGGTGAATCAATCCATGTCAACCTATATTCCTGATTCTAAAATTTCAAGAATAAATAAAGGAGAAGCTATTGAAGTAGATACGCATTTTACACGTGTATTCGACAAAGCAAAACAGATTTACAGAACCACGGAAGGCGCTTTTGATCCAACCATTGGTGCAGTTGTAAACGCATGGGATTTTGGTCCTGAAGGTAAAATAATGAACATTGATAGTACAGCTATTGATAGTCTAATGAAATCTGTTGGATTTAATAGAATGGGTTTAAGGGATAATAGAATTATAAAAAATAAGGCAACATTTATAGATTTTAATGCCATTGCCAAAGGTTACGGTGTAGATGTGATTGGTGAGTTTTTAGAACAAAAAAACATTACTGATTATATAGTTGAAATAGGTGGTGAAATTCGAGTAAGAGGAATTAATCTTGAAAAAAAATCTTCTTGGAAAGTGGGTATCGACGATCCTAATTTTGAAGGAGAACAATCTTATTCTAAAGTCATTCCTTTACAAGATGAAGCGATGGCAACCTCTGGCACGTATCGTAAATTTAAAATTGATGTCAACGGAAACCGTTATGCACATATTATAGATACCAAAACAGGTTATCCTTCAAAAACAAATATTCTTAGTGTCTCTGTATTGGCAGAAGATTGTATGACGGCCGATGCTTATGCAACGGCGTTTCAGGCTATGGGAATAGATAAAGTAAAAACATTTGCAGAGCGACACTCTGAATTAAAAGTGTTTATTATTTTTGAGAATGAAGCAAAAGAACTTGAAACCCTTTCATTAAATAACTTTCCACAATAG
- a CDS encoding sensor histidine kinase, with translation MSLLFVCYSVYAQNPSQIDVLTTDDGLPFRSITCMAQDKNQMMWFGTEVGLIRYDGNNFKVYNSDRSNPFYIENEQIGGHIEIDDTANILWFFANLKLYNLDLTTDKVTAFNGSHGIKGDVVNLLRTEDGSIWIKTEDYLTANKGEAKHYLQKLINDKFEVKATVSRIQSGNSTLTKDRKGHIILNLDQGSFKFNANGELLDTYKLSTFNWQGNVSNFTLSYFDRNNKQYFFSQKEFGIFTLSEGGLSSKHILNNGVLFYQGIQDDEDQIWFSGDTDLFRMDTNGVFKDYTQQLMSTLEYSKINMLFIDANKLLWVATDNGLFKIRIEDGLFTSVFASKNQGWGNTMRGIFEDANGTIYAKSESRNKILFKTIKGKIDTLHLNLKKNALEISQYVSIFYALDDNKKNAFTLGLGLMKINLETGATKIYDEFKSSINLRSQNPIIKLRNGKLLFGQSLSQLILFNPETEAYSMPFENKNIENDFTDFRFFKESKTDGVIWIGTRSDGLLKVNMNGGVENQFSKDTNPRISRNYILAVDEDLEGNTWIGTYGGGLNYLSADGKTIKTFTKNNGLPDNNVVGFLFDDNQNMWISTYNGLCYFNPTTEVFQNFYAEDGLTHFEFNYSSFYKDSNGNFYFGGMNGLNKFKPNEVLKQSETPNMRFTEFSGYNSKTKTDFKTDFNQTKLSTLEISPYDQYFEVNWTMPSYFQNNKNTYSTKLEGFENRWFYHGNSSSIRYNKLPAGDYVLNVKGKDSRGNESPSILSIPITVKQIFYKKWWFIALAILAVIAIMYSIFRYRFKQALAMERLRTKISSDLHDDVGSLLSGLAMQTELMEINASEADKLKLQKIAGISRNAISQMRDLVWSIDSRRETVNDLIERMHELAEELLLPKDIAFQIDSSSIRNPSRKLTAQTKQDIFLIYKESITNVLRHSDATHVKIALTNTFKGCEFTIKDNGSKKESYKSTGLGLSNMAMRAEKLKGDIEFKTENGFGVHLQLPFNL, from the coding sequence ATGAGCTTACTCTTTGTATGCTATAGTGTCTATGCTCAAAATCCATCCCAAATTGATGTGCTTACTACAGATGATGGCTTGCCCTTTAGATCCATTACTTGTATGGCTCAGGATAAAAATCAAATGATGTGGTTTGGTACGGAAGTCGGCTTAATACGATATGATGGTAATAATTTTAAGGTCTATAATTCTGATAGAAGTAATCCTTTTTATATTGAAAATGAGCAAATAGGAGGTCATATAGAAATTGATGACACAGCTAATATATTATGGTTTTTTGCGAATTTAAAATTGTATAATTTAGATTTAACCACAGATAAAGTTACTGCATTTAATGGTTCTCACGGTATCAAAGGAGACGTTGTAAATTTACTTAGAACTGAAGATGGTAGTATTTGGATTAAGACAGAAGACTATCTCACAGCAAACAAAGGTGAAGCCAAACATTATCTTCAAAAATTGATTAACGATAAATTTGAAGTTAAGGCCACAGTATCAAGAATTCAAAGTGGTAACAGTACGTTAACTAAAGACAGAAAAGGACACATTATACTAAATTTAGATCAAGGTTCTTTTAAGTTTAATGCCAATGGTGAACTGTTAGACACCTACAAATTATCGACTTTTAATTGGCAAGGGAATGTCTCTAATTTTACGCTTTCATATTTTGATAGAAATAATAAACAGTACTTTTTTTCTCAAAAAGAATTTGGGATTTTTACTTTAAGTGAGGGTGGTCTAAGTTCAAAACACATACTTAATAACGGTGTGCTATTTTACCAAGGCATACAAGACGATGAAGATCAGATTTGGTTTTCTGGTGATACGGATCTATTTCGAATGGACACAAATGGGGTTTTTAAGGATTATACACAACAGTTGATGTCTACATTAGAATATTCAAAAATCAATATGCTTTTTATTGATGCTAACAAACTACTTTGGGTAGCAACAGACAATGGTTTATTTAAAATACGTATAGAAGATGGGCTGTTTACAAGTGTATTCGCTTCTAAGAACCAGGGATGGGGAAATACAATGCGTGGTATTTTTGAAGATGCCAATGGAACTATCTATGCTAAATCTGAGAGTCGAAACAAAATTCTATTCAAAACTATTAAGGGTAAAATTGACACACTACATCTAAATCTTAAAAAAAACGCTTTAGAAATTTCGCAATACGTATCTATTTTTTATGCGCTAGATGACAATAAAAAAAATGCATTCACTTTAGGTCTGGGCTTAATGAAAATTAATCTAGAAACTGGAGCAACTAAGATTTATGATGAGTTTAAATCTAGTATAAATTTAAGGAGTCAAAATCCAATAATAAAACTCAGAAATGGAAAATTATTATTCGGACAGAGTTTGTCTCAACTTATATTATTTAATCCTGAAACCGAAGCGTATAGTATGCCATTTGAAAATAAGAATATAGAAAATGATTTTACTGATTTTAGATTCTTTAAGGAAAGTAAAACAGATGGTGTTATATGGATTGGTACACGCAGTGATGGCTTGCTAAAAGTTAATATGAATGGCGGTGTTGAAAACCAATTTTCTAAAGACACTAATCCGAGAATTTCACGAAATTATATTCTGGCTGTTGATGAAGATTTAGAGGGGAATACATGGATTGGCACCTATGGTGGTGGTCTAAATTACTTATCAGCAGATGGAAAAACGATAAAAACTTTTACTAAAAATAATGGTTTGCCAGATAATAATGTTGTTGGTTTTTTATTTGACGATAATCAAAATATGTGGATTAGTACTTACAATGGTTTATGCTATTTTAACCCAACCACAGAAGTGTTTCAGAATTTTTATGCTGAAGATGGACTCACACATTTTGAATTTAACTATTCGTCGTTCTATAAAGATAGTAATGGGAATTTTTACTTTGGCGGCATGAACGGATTGAATAAGTTTAAACCAAACGAAGTTCTAAAGCAATCTGAGACACCAAATATGCGATTTACAGAGTTTTCAGGTTACAATAGCAAAACTAAAACTGATTTTAAAACTGATTTTAATCAAACTAAATTATCAACTTTAGAAATTTCACCTTATGATCAATATTTTGAGGTCAACTGGACAATGCCAAGCTATTTTCAAAATAATAAAAATACATATAGCACAAAATTAGAAGGTTTTGAAAATCGTTGGTTTTATCATGGAAATAGTTCTTCAATCCGATATAACAAATTGCCGGCAGGAGATTACGTATTAAACGTAAAAGGTAAAGATTCAAGAGGCAATGAAAGTCCTTCAATTTTGTCCATTCCGATTACGGTTAAACAAATATTTTATAAGAAATGGTGGTTTATAGCATTGGCGATATTAGCAGTTATAGCTATCATGTACTCCATTTTTAGATATAGATTTAAGCAAGCTTTGGCCATGGAACGTCTTCGGACTAAAATATCTAGTGATTTACACGACGATGTTGGGTCACTGTTGTCCGGTTTAGCCATGCAAACCGAACTTATGGAAATTAATGCCAGTGAAGCCGATAAATTGAAACTTCAAAAGATTGCAGGAATTAGCAGAAATGCCATTTCACAGATGCGAGATCTGGTATGGAGTATTGATAGTAGGCGTGAAACGGTTAATGATTTAATTGAGCGTATGCACGAGTTAGCAGAAGAGTTATTGTTACCAAAAGACATCGCGTTTCAAATAGATAGCTCAAGTATTAGAAATCCTAGTAGAAAGTTAACAGCACAGACTAAGCAGGATATATTTTTGATATATAAAGAGTCCATAACCAATGTGTTAAGGCATTCTGATGCGACACATGTCAAAATAGCTTTAACTAATACGTTCAAGGGTTGTGAGTTTACCATTAAAGATAATGGAAGTAAAAAGGAGAGTTATAAGTCAACCGGTTTAGGCTTATCTAATATGGCAATGCGTGCTGAAAAATTAAAAGGAGATATAGAATTTAAGACTGAAAACGGATTTGGTGTGCATCTTCAGTTGCCATTTAATTTGTAA
- a CDS encoding cupin domain-containing protein — protein MTNKTGFKLVFLIAIGLSSCKNKHPLPDPLEAGWKGHAVCEVLEDNKELRVLKCTFEPGVGHEKHYHNPHVGYTLVGGKFRIKDNSGTREVDVPTGYTFSKDSITSHEVLNIGETTSVYLIMEYK, from the coding sequence ATGACAAACAAAACTGGTTTTAAACTTGTTTTCCTTATCGCCATCGGTCTATCGAGCTGTAAAAACAAACATCCATTACCAGATCCTTTAGAAGCAGGTTGGAAAGGCCATGCAGTTTGCGAGGTTTTAGAAGATAATAAAGAACTAAGAGTGCTTAAATGCACTTTTGAACCTGGCGTTGGGCACGAGAAACACTACCACAATCCACATGTTGGTTATACTTTAGTTGGAGGAAAATTCAGAATAAAAGACAATTCAGGAACTCGCGAAGTAGATGTGCCGACTGGTTATACGTTTAGTAAAGATTCGATTACGTCTCATGAGGTCCTAAATATTGGAGAAACCACCTCAGTTTATTTGATTATGGAATACAAATAA
- a CDS encoding response regulator — MSTINLGIIEDDALIQESLNDFFDAQSEIDCVQISSSVEDFLTSIKSLETLPEIILLDINLLGMSGIKGIPLLLNELPKVDIIMLTTFEDNDSIYKALCAGACSYLSKKTPLKKIKEAIEVVSKGGSYMSPSIARKIVNTFAPKQHKSNLLTPRQKEIVAGIVDGKSYKMIASDLFVSIDTVRTHIKNIYKTLEINSKAELIRKSYDNEL, encoded by the coding sequence ATGAGTACAATTAATTTGGGAATTATAGAAGATGATGCGTTAATTCAGGAAAGCCTGAATGACTTTTTCGATGCCCAATCTGAGATTGATTGTGTGCAGATATCGTCTTCGGTTGAAGATTTTTTAACGTCAATTAAATCACTTGAAACTTTGCCAGAGATAATTCTTTTGGATATTAACCTATTGGGCATGTCTGGTATTAAGGGGATTCCATTACTCTTAAATGAACTTCCCAAAGTTGATATCATTATGCTGACGACTTTTGAAGATAATGATAGTATTTATAAAGCCTTGTGTGCCGGAGCTTGTTCGTATTTATCGAAAAAAACACCACTTAAAAAAATAAAAGAAGCTATAGAAGTTGTGAGTAAAGGTGGTTCTTATATGTCACCTTCCATTGCGAGAAAAATAGTGAATACTTTTGCTCCAAAACAGCATAAAAGCAATTTGTTAACGCCAAGACAAAAAGAAATTGTAGCTGGTATTGTAGATGGTAAAAGCTACAAAATGATTGCCTCTGATTTATTTGTTTCCATCGATACGGTTCGTACACACATTAAGAACATCTACAAAACGTTAGAAATTAATAGTAAAGCCGAATTAATCCGTAAATCTTACGATAACGAACTATAA
- a CDS encoding DUF885 domain-containing protein — MKNILLILSLALCLITVKQGHAQNTKLPDGNITEKLSYIKDNKNFSNENERLKVLFEVYTENQLEASPVMATFFGKPGYNHLWDDVSPEGTKKNLAELRIFNDSKDWFNLENLTEEDKINFSIFNRSVGDQYALVSQFPEQYLIIDQIQGIHSYIPAIIQMMPTNSPKALEDIIARLEGISGLLKNIEITLSEGIEKGIVMPRTTVVQVPEQLKSMIAETPEESIFYTPFINLEGHDALKEKAKTIITKSVNPAFDKFKVFMTDTYLPNTRESYGLSELPNGTAWYNAQIKFHTTTNKTAQEIHDIGLSEVARILVEMEKVKSDTGFNGDLNAFNTFLKEDPQFYFDTPEELLSAYRDICKKIDPVLPQLFGKLPRLPYGVKKVPAYSEQATTTAYYNPGSLQSGVAGYFYANTYKLESRPKWEMEALTIHEAVPGHHLQISLAQELENVPEFRTMLGFTAFIEGWGLYSESLGSELGMYQDLYSKYGQLTYEMWRAMRLVVDTGIHAFGWTRQEAIDYFKQNSGKNENDISVEVDRYIAWPGQALAYKIGELKIKELRKKSEDTLKEQFDIRAFHDVVLGSGTIPLNVLEDNINQWINNQKNN; from the coding sequence ATGAAGAACATCTTATTAATTCTAAGCTTAGCTTTATGTCTTATAACTGTTAAGCAAGGACATGCCCAAAACACAAAATTACCTGATGGTAATATTACTGAAAAACTGAGCTACATTAAGGATAATAAAAATTTCAGTAACGAAAATGAACGTTTAAAAGTGCTCTTTGAAGTCTATACCGAAAACCAATTAGAAGCATCGCCTGTAATGGCTACTTTTTTTGGTAAACCAGGATACAACCATTTATGGGATGATGTTTCACCTGAAGGCACAAAAAAAAACTTAGCGGAATTAAGGATTTTTAACGACTCTAAAGACTGGTTTAATCTTGAAAATCTAACGGAAGAAGATAAAATCAACTTCAGCATCTTTAATCGCTCTGTTGGCGACCAATATGCTTTAGTTAGCCAGTTTCCAGAACAATATTTAATAATAGATCAAATTCAGGGCATTCATTCGTACATACCTGCAATTATTCAAATGATGCCAACGAATTCACCAAAGGCATTGGAAGATATTATAGCAAGACTTGAGGGGATTTCAGGACTTTTAAAAAACATTGAAATAACCTTGTCAGAAGGCATAGAAAAAGGAATTGTGATGCCACGAACTACAGTTGTGCAAGTTCCCGAACAATTAAAAAGCATGATAGCTGAAACTCCTGAAGAAAGCATTTTTTACACACCATTTATCAACTTAGAAGGACATGATGCCTTAAAAGAGAAGGCTAAAACTATCATTACCAAAAGTGTTAACCCAGCTTTTGATAAGTTTAAAGTTTTCATGACAGACACCTATTTGCCAAACACTAGAGAAAGCTATGGACTAAGTGAATTACCCAATGGAACGGCATGGTACAATGCGCAAATAAAGTTTCATACCACCACAAATAAGACCGCTCAGGAAATCCACGATATCGGCCTATCAGAAGTAGCAAGAATATTGGTTGAGATGGAAAAGGTGAAATCAGACACAGGCTTTAATGGAGACTTAAATGCATTTAACACCTTCCTTAAAGAAGACCCTCAGTTTTATTTTGATACGCCTGAGGAATTGCTTTCGGCTTATCGTGATATTTGCAAAAAGATAGATCCTGTCTTGCCCCAACTTTTTGGAAAACTACCAAGGCTTCCGTATGGTGTAAAAAAAGTGCCTGCTTATTCAGAGCAAGCGACTACAACGGCGTATTATAATCCAGGTTCTCTGCAATCTGGTGTAGCAGGCTATTTCTATGCGAATACTTATAAACTAGAATCGAGACCCAAATGGGAGATGGAAGCGTTAACTATTCATGAAGCGGTTCCTGGTCATCACTTACAGATTTCACTTGCCCAAGAACTAGAAAACGTTCCAGAGTTTAGAACCATGCTTGGGTTTACGGCATTTATTGAAGGTTGGGGACTGTATTCTGAAAGTCTTGGATCAGAACTTGGTATGTACCAAGATCTGTATTCTAAATACGGGCAATTGACTTATGAAATGTGGCGTGCCATGAGATTGGTAGTTGATACTGGCATCCATGCCTTTGGGTGGACAAGACAAGAAGCTATCGACTATTTTAAACAGAATTCTGGCAAAAACGAAAACGACATTTCGGTTGAAGTTGATAGGTATATTGCTTGGCCTGGACAAGCTCTAGCTTACAAAATTGGCGAACTGAAAATAAAAGAACTTAGAAAAAAATCAGAAGACACCCTTAAAGAGCAATTTGACATCAGAGCATTTCATGATGTTGTTTTGGGTAGTGGAACGATTCCTTTAAACGTGCTAGAAGACAATATAAATCAATGGATAAATAATCAGAAAAACAACTGA
- a CDS encoding DUF4846 domain-containing protein: protein MKKVLLAILILTSLAVLAFQFRPVKKVVNIVKSSIETPSLINKDSLTIASRVNIPEGYKRVNYTEGSFEAYLRSYKLKAFGSKIINYDDTNYFWQGGHIGVLEIPVPKNGLQQCADALIRIRSEYLWDNNRKNEIGFNFTSGHYCSWTKYAEGYRPKINGNKVTFHKTASANISKDNFYKYLNLIYMYSGTLSLYNELEAVKAKDLKIGDMLIKGGSPGHIVMVADEVVNAQGEKLFLLCQGNTPAQSVHLVKNLEDSAISPWYQLEDDTAISVSNYRFSSSKFVRFK from the coding sequence ATGAAAAAAGTTCTACTCGCCATTTTAATCTTAACATCACTTGCTGTTTTAGCGTTTCAGTTTAGACCAGTAAAAAAAGTGGTTAATATCGTTAAATCTAGTATTGAAACACCAAGCCTCATTAATAAAGATAGTTTAACGATTGCATCTAGAGTTAATATTCCTGAAGGTTATAAACGTGTCAATTATACCGAAGGAAGTTTTGAAGCGTATCTCAGGAGTTACAAATTAAAAGCCTTTGGAAGTAAAATCATTAATTACGATGACACCAACTATTTCTGGCAAGGCGGCCATATTGGTGTTTTAGAGATTCCTGTACCTAAAAATGGACTACAACAATGTGCAGATGCATTGATTAGAATACGAAGTGAATACCTGTGGGACAACAATAGAAAAAACGAAATAGGTTTTAACTTTACATCTGGGCATTATTGTTCTTGGACCAAATATGCTGAAGGGTATAGACCTAAAATTAACGGAAATAAAGTCACGTTTCATAAAACGGCAAGTGCCAATATTTCAAAAGACAACTTCTATAAATACTTAAATTTAATATATATGTATTCTGGGACGTTATCATTGTACAATGAGTTAGAAGCCGTTAAAGCGAAAGATTTAAAAATAGGTGATATGCTCATCAAAGGAGGTTCACCTGGACATATAGTTATGGTCGCAGATGAGGTTGTGAACGCGCAAGGCGAGAAACTCTTTTTATTATGTCAAGGCAATACACCAGCCCAAAGTGTGCATTTAGTAAAGAATCTTGAAGACTCAGCGATTTCACCATGGTATCAACTCGAAGATGATACGGCGATTTCTGTTTCGAATTATAGGTTTAGTAGTTCGAAATTTGTGCGTTTTAAATAG
- a CDS encoding DUF418 domain-containing protein has protein sequence MIETTNQNHTIPIQQNQRIHFLDVLRGIAIQCIFMANIVYFSGLFFFPESYRDPAFVCPSDGVLGFISFLLIDGKFYSIFSLLFGIGCFVQYHKLSSQNKPFAPFFAKRMFWLMVFGLIHLIGFWLGDILTLYALLGFAIIPFINVSDKKLLMLATILILLPILNWFIISYFGINYPDVFHEKSIDSWQNYGFPQVEWDGKLWNDVEFELTNKDWSAFFKMNLGNSWLRLSMILEEGRVFKVFGIFLIGLWAGRKILNENLLQNVNLLKKIALYGLLLGLPMSGWRAYLLFLGEQNQINSFLNTLSYALGTVPTALGYAALIALLFIKKPKLLIWLAPAGKMAFTNYILHTVFGITFFYGIGFGWAGKMGFTMITLIAIAYFLFQVAFSTLYLNYFKYGPLEWLWRQLTYGKFLKIRKS, from the coding sequence ATGATAGAAACTACCAACCAAAACCATACTATTCCTATACAACAAAACCAGCGCATTCATTTTTTAGATGTCCTTCGCGGCATTGCCATACAGTGCATTTTTATGGCTAACATCGTTTATTTTTCAGGACTTTTCTTTTTCCCAGAAAGTTACAGGGATCCGGCTTTTGTATGTCCTTCTGATGGGGTTTTGGGATTTATCTCCTTTTTGTTAATTGATGGTAAATTCTATTCTATTTTTTCCCTACTCTTCGGCATTGGCTGCTTTGTACAATACCATAAATTAAGTAGTCAAAACAAGCCTTTTGCTCCATTTTTTGCTAAACGTATGTTCTGGTTAATGGTTTTTGGTTTAATTCATTTAATTGGATTTTGGCTAGGTGATATCTTAACACTCTATGCGCTTTTAGGCTTTGCTATAATTCCATTCATCAACGTTTCAGATAAGAAATTATTAATGCTTGCCACCATACTCATCCTTCTACCTATTTTAAATTGGTTCATTATTTCTTACTTCGGCATAAATTATCCTGATGTTTTTCATGAAAAAAGTATAGATTCATGGCAAAACTACGGCTTCCCTCAAGTAGAGTGGGATGGTAAACTTTGGAATGATGTGGAATTTGAATTAACCAATAAAGACTGGTCTGCTTTTTTTAAAATGAACCTTGGCAATTCATGGCTACGCTTGTCAATGATCCTCGAAGAAGGTCGTGTTTTTAAAGTTTTTGGAATTTTTCTTATCGGTCTTTGGGCTGGACGTAAAATACTGAATGAAAATCTTTTACAAAATGTAAATCTTCTAAAAAAAATAGCGCTTTACGGTTTACTTCTAGGTTTACCTATGAGCGGCTGGAGAGCGTACCTTCTATTTTTAGGGGAACAAAATCAAATCAACAGCTTTCTTAACACGCTAAGCTATGCTTTGGGCACTGTACCAACCGCATTAGGGTATGCGGCATTAATTGCATTACTTTTTATAAAAAAACCCAAGCTATTGATTTGGCTTGCTCCCGCAGGAAAAATGGCTTTCACTAATTATATCTTACACACTGTTTTTGGCATCACCTTTTTTTATGGTATTGGTTTCGGATGGGCTGGTAAAATGGGATTTACCATGATAACACTTATTGCCATCGCCTATTTTCTGTTTCAGGTTGCATTTAGCACCTTATATCTCAATTATTTTAAATATGGTCCATTAGAATGGCTTTGGAGGCAATTAACTTATGGTAAGTTTTTAAAGATTAGAAAATCTTAG
- a CDS encoding RidA family protein has protein sequence MKTLKKLSSSSFLTLLVLTLIFVSQSCEQKPKEVYEVENKITIEDETPEYFLLRPEVEKAFGYSHAVKIGNSIKISGAVSMDDEGNPTAVGDLAQQMKNCYADLEKILKHYGCTFDDVVKEDVFTTDMPKFLEAAAYRTEIYKKQFPTGSWLGVTELAVPEFMIEIELEVHKSK, from the coding sequence ATGAAAACTCTAAAAAAATTATCAAGCTCATCATTCTTAACTCTATTGGTTCTCACTTTAATTTTTGTATCACAAAGCTGTGAACAGAAGCCTAAAGAAGTATATGAAGTTGAAAATAAAATCACTATTGAAGACGAAACACCAGAATACTTCTTGTTAAGACCAGAAGTAGAAAAAGCTTTTGGTTACTCGCATGCTGTAAAAATCGGCAATTCTATTAAAATTTCTGGAGCTGTAAGTATGGATGATGAAGGCAACCCAACAGCGGTTGGCGATTTAGCACAACAAATGAAAAATTGCTATGCCGATTTAGAAAAAATATTAAAACATTATGGTTGTACGTTTGATGATGTAGTGAAAGAAGATGTCTTTACAACGGATATGCCAAAATTTTTAGAAGCCGCAGCCTACAGAACCGAGATTTATAAAAAACAATTTCCAACCGGTTCTTGGCTTGGTGTAACAGAACTAGCAGTACCAGAATTTATGATAGAGATTGAATTGGAAGTGCATAAATCAAAATAA
- a CDS encoding Na(+)-translocating NADH-quinone reductase subunit F has product MSKPLTPQEVHNLAMNHVGKDLEARGFEFIAINSKLKRHPQFVCIDKNSQYYFVVVRAVILPDNPNNYDVVWMETFKKHAFEKDAKVLYAGVGLGNPDGEDLPLYLNEEYLIEYNGIQVLDMNLN; this is encoded by the coding sequence ATGAGTAAACCACTAACACCACAAGAAGTACATAATCTCGCCATGAACCATGTTGGTAAAGACCTGGAGGCGCGTGGTTTCGAGTTCATAGCTATTAATTCTAAGTTGAAACGGCATCCGCAATTTGTCTGTATAGATAAGAATAGTCAATATTACTTTGTGGTAGTCCGTGCCGTGATTTTACCAGATAACCCCAATAATTATGATGTGGTTTGGATGGAAACCTTTAAGAAACATGCTTTTGAAAAGGATGCTAAAGTGTTATATGCAGGTGTAGGATTAGGAAATCCTGACGGTGAAGATTTACCTCTTTATTTAAACGAAGAATACCTCATTGAATACAACGGTATTCAGGTTCTTGATATGAATTTAAATTAA